The Pseudomonas allokribbensis genome has a window encoding:
- a CDS encoding AraC family transcriptional regulator has protein sequence MLISHFEHGPVSAYPRDYLDGSHQPLHLHREAQLLYAVNGVMRVVTAQGAWVLPPSRAVWIPPEVAHEIFMSGDVQMRSLFIAPELSPASLQHCCVLAVTPLLRELILRAVQGPPHADNPLIQQLMLEELAGLENLPLHIPMPSDRRLQSICLALLRTPDHPNTLEDWAQQVGASSRTLARLFQQQLKMNFNAWRQQLRLMEALPRLLAGDSVQSVARDLGYGSARAFSAMFRRLLGDNPREYLNALNQLSSINASR, from the coding sequence ATGTTGATCAGCCATTTCGAACACGGACCGGTCAGTGCCTATCCCCGGGACTATCTGGACGGCTCGCACCAGCCGCTGCACCTGCACCGCGAGGCGCAATTGCTCTATGCCGTGAACGGGGTGATGCGCGTGGTCACGGCGCAAGGTGCCTGGGTGCTTCCGCCGAGTCGTGCGGTGTGGATTCCGCCGGAAGTCGCCCACGAGATTTTCATGTCCGGCGATGTGCAGATGCGTTCATTGTTCATCGCACCCGAGCTGTCGCCGGCCAGCCTGCAACACTGTTGCGTGCTGGCAGTGACGCCGTTGCTGCGCGAACTGATCCTGCGCGCGGTGCAGGGCCCGCCCCACGCCGACAACCCGCTGATCCAGCAATTGATGCTGGAGGAACTGGCCGGCCTCGAAAACCTGCCGCTGCACATCCCGATGCCGAGCGACCGGCGCTTGCAAAGCATTTGCCTGGCGCTGCTGCGCACCCCGGATCATCCCAATACCCTGGAGGACTGGGCGCAGCAGGTCGGCGCCAGCTCGCGCACGTTGGCGCGGCTGTTCCAGCAACAACTGAAGATGAATTTCAATGCCTGGCGCCAGCAACTGCGCCTGATGGAAGCCCTGCCCCGCTTGCTCGCCGGGGACAGCGTGCAGAGCGTGGCGCGGGATCTGGGTTACGGCAGCGCGCGGGCGTTCAGCGCGATGTTTCGCCGTTTGCTCGGGGACAATCCCCGGGAGTACCTCAACGCCCTGAATCAGCTCAGCTCGATCAATGCATCTCGGTGA
- a CDS encoding 2-hydroxyacid dehydrogenase: MTNAHRAVFLDHPSLDLGDLDLEPLRACFSDLQLFAQTLPAQVAERLQGATVAISNKILIDAAAMAANPQLKLILITATGTNNVDLAAARAQGITVCNCQGYGTPSVAQHTIMLLLNLATRLADYQKAVGEGRWQQAKQFCLLDYPIVELEGKTLGLLGHGELGGAVARLAEAFGMRVLLGQIPGRPARPDRLPLEELLPQIDALTLHCPLNEHTRHFIGARELASMKPGAFVVNTARGGLIDEQALADALRNGHLGGAATDVLSVEPPTNGNPLLAADIPRLIVTPHNAWGSREARQRIVGQLVENTQAFFSGKALRVVS; encoded by the coding sequence ATGACGAACGCCCACCGCGCCGTATTCCTCGATCACCCTTCCCTGGATCTGGGCGACCTTGACCTCGAGCCGTTGCGCGCCTGCTTCAGCGACCTGCAACTGTTCGCCCAGACACTGCCTGCGCAGGTTGCCGAACGCCTGCAAGGCGCGACCGTTGCCATCAGCAACAAGATCCTGATCGATGCCGCAGCCATGGCTGCCAACCCTCAACTGAAACTGATCCTGATCACGGCCACCGGCACCAACAATGTCGATCTGGCCGCCGCCCGCGCCCAGGGAATTACCGTGTGCAACTGCCAGGGTTACGGCACGCCATCGGTGGCGCAACACACGATCATGCTGTTGCTCAACCTCGCCACGCGCCTGGCCGATTATCAAAAAGCCGTCGGTGAAGGACGCTGGCAACAGGCGAAACAGTTCTGCCTGCTGGATTATCCGATCGTCGAACTGGAGGGAAAAACCCTGGGCCTGCTCGGGCATGGCGAACTCGGTGGCGCGGTCGCGCGTCTGGCCGAAGCCTTCGGCATGCGCGTCCTGCTCGGACAGATTCCGGGGCGCCCGGCCCGGCCGGATCGCCTGCCGCTGGAAGAACTGCTGCCACAGATCGACGCCCTCACCCTGCACTGCCCGCTCAATGAACACACCCGGCACTTCATCGGTGCCCGCGAACTGGCGTCCATGAAACCCGGTGCCTTCGTGGTCAACACCGCCCGTGGTGGTCTGATCGACGAACAGGCCCTGGCCGATGCCTTGCGCAACGGTCATCTGGGCGGCGCGGCCACCGATGTGCTGAGCGTCGAGCCACCGACTAATGGCAATCCACTGCTGGCTGCCGACATCCCGCGCCTGATCGTCACCCCGCACAACGCTTGGGGCAGCCGCGAAGCCCGGCAGCGGATCGTGGGTCAATTGGTCGAAAACACCCAGGCGTTCTTCAGCGGTAAGGCGCTGCGGGTCGTCAGTTGA
- a CDS encoding fatty acid--CoA ligase: MLQTRVIPPAEGAYQYPLLIKRLLMSGARYEKTREIIYRDQLRYSYPTLIERVARLANVLTAAGVKAGDTVAVMDWDSHRYLECMFAIPMIGAVIHTINVRLSPEQILYTMNHAEDRFVLVNSEFVGLYQAIAPHLTTVEKTLLLTDLPEKTADLPNLVGEYEQLLAAASPQYDFQDFDENSVATTFYTTGTTGNPKGVYFTHRQLVLHTMGVSTIMGAIDSVRLLGTNDVYMPITPMFHVHAWGLPYVATMLGLKQVYPGRYDPEFLVELWRKEKVTFSHCVPTILQMLLNAKSAQGTDFGGWKIVIGGSALNRTLYETAKSKGIQLTAAYGMSETGPLVSCAHLNDELMAGTEDERTTYRIKAGVPGPLVEAAIVDGDGNFLPADGETQGELVLRAPWLTEGYFNEPQKGAELWAGGWLHTGDVATLDSMGVIDIRDRIKDVIKTGGEWISSLDLEDLISRHVAVREVAVVGIADPQWGERPFALLVIREGHAIGARELKEHLKPFVELGHLSKWAIPSQIALVTEIPKTSVGKLDKKRIRLDITEWQANNSTFLSTL; encoded by the coding sequence ATGTTGCAGACTCGCGTTATTCCGCCCGCTGAAGGGGCCTACCAGTATCCACTGCTGATTAAACGGCTGCTGATGTCGGGCGCCCGTTACGAGAAAACCCGCGAGATCATCTACCGTGACCAGTTGCGCTACAGCTACCCGACGCTGATCGAACGCGTCGCGCGACTGGCCAACGTACTGACGGCGGCCGGCGTGAAGGCCGGCGATACCGTGGCGGTGATGGACTGGGACAGCCATCGCTACCTGGAGTGCATGTTTGCCATTCCGATGATCGGCGCGGTGATCCACACCATCAACGTGCGCCTGTCCCCGGAACAGATTCTCTACACCATGAATCACGCCGAGGACCGCTTTGTGCTGGTCAACAGCGAGTTCGTCGGGCTGTACCAGGCCATCGCGCCGCACCTGACGACGGTGGAGAAAACCCTGCTGCTGACCGATCTGCCGGAAAAAACCGCGGATCTGCCGAATCTGGTCGGCGAGTACGAACAGTTGCTGGCGGCCGCGAGCCCGCAGTACGACTTCCAGGACTTCGACGAAAACTCGGTCGCCACCACGTTCTACACCACGGGCACCACCGGCAATCCGAAAGGCGTGTACTTCACCCATCGGCAACTGGTGCTGCACACCATGGGCGTGTCGACCATCATGGGCGCCATCGACAGTGTGCGGCTGTTGGGCACCAACGACGTGTACATGCCGATCACCCCGATGTTCCATGTGCATGCCTGGGGCCTGCCTTACGTGGCGACCATGCTCGGGCTCAAGCAGGTTTATCCGGGGCGTTACGACCCGGAATTCCTCGTCGAGCTGTGGCGCAAGGAGAAGGTCACCTTCTCCCATTGCGTGCCGACCATCCTGCAAATGCTGCTCAACGCCAAGAGCGCGCAAGGCACTGATTTCGGCGGCTGGAAAATCGTCATCGGCGGCAGCGCGCTCAATCGCACGCTGTACGAAACGGCCAAGAGCAAGGGCATTCAACTGACGGCCGCCTACGGCATGTCGGAAACCGGGCCATTGGTCTCGTGCGCGCATCTGAACGACGAGCTGATGGCGGGCACCGAAGACGAACGCACCACCTACCGGATCAAGGCCGGCGTGCCGGGGCCGTTGGTCGAAGCGGCCATCGTCGACGGCGACGGCAACTTCCTGCCGGCCGATGGCGAAACCCAGGGCGAACTGGTGCTGCGTGCACCGTGGCTGACCGAAGGCTATTTCAACGAACCGCAGAAGGGCGCCGAGCTGTGGGCCGGCGGCTGGCTGCACACCGGGGACGTCGCCACGCTCGACAGCATGGGTGTGATCGACATCCGCGACCGGATCAAGGACGTGATCAAGACCGGTGGCGAATGGATTTCCTCGCTGGACCTCGAAGACCTGATCAGTCGCCACGTCGCGGTACGTGAAGTAGCAGTGGTGGGCATCGCCGATCCGCAGTGGGGCGAGCGCCCGTTTGCCTTGCTGGTGATCCGCGAAGGGCACGCCATCGGGGCCCGTGAGCTCAAGGAACACCTCAAGCCGTTCGTGGAACTGGGGCACCTGAGCAAGTGGGCGATTCCGAGTCAGATCGCCCTTGTTACTGAAATTCCCAAGACCAGTGTCGGCAAGCTCGACAAGAAGCGCATCCGCCTCGACATCACCGAATGGCAGGCCAATAACAGCACCTTCCTCTCGACGCTCTGA
- a CDS encoding MFS transporter, translating into MNQSRNVIRYINAAHVIDHMFMLIFPAAVLGMTQAFALDYAALIGLSLGGFIAFGACSLPAGWLGDHWSRRRMMLVFFFGIGASAIFTGLSNSPTMLVLGLTLIGIFAAIYHPVGTAMLVAYAQNRGREIGINGMWGNLGVAFSALVTGLLVAQFGWRSAFLLPGAVAIVLGIGFALQVREEPIPKRPHTALKGAGGQRISMVMVFGVLALATATGGVVFNATTMTYPKLFQERLHDLFASPQTLGVVVSLAYAFGAIAQLSIGRVLHRVSLKWPFIALTLCQAPLLFALAYVEGWAVIAVGAAFMFVVFGQVTVNDSMVANFVAPQWQSRVFALRYCLSFGASATAIPLIAYVEPRHGFVGLYLILAGFGALTFLAAVVFPRTPSEAAVGQTA; encoded by the coding sequence ATGAACCAGTCCAGAAACGTCATTCGCTACATCAACGCAGCCCATGTGATCGATCACATGTTCATGCTGATTTTCCCCGCCGCCGTGCTTGGTATGACCCAGGCCTTCGCCCTCGACTACGCCGCGTTGATCGGCTTGTCGCTGGGTGGCTTCATCGCGTTCGGCGCGTGCTCGCTACCGGCCGGCTGGCTGGGCGATCACTGGAGCCGGCGGCGGATGATGCTGGTGTTTTTCTTCGGCATCGGTGCCTCGGCAATCTTCACTGGCCTCAGTAACAGCCCGACGATGCTGGTGCTCGGCCTGACCCTGATCGGCATTTTTGCCGCGATCTATCACCCGGTCGGCACGGCGATGCTGGTGGCCTACGCGCAGAATCGCGGGCGCGAGATCGGTATCAACGGCATGTGGGGCAACCTCGGCGTGGCGTTCTCGGCGCTGGTCACCGGGCTGTTGGTGGCGCAGTTCGGCTGGCGCTCGGCATTTCTGTTACCGGGGGCGGTGGCGATCGTGCTGGGGATTGGTTTTGCCTTGCAGGTGCGCGAGGAGCCGATTCCCAAGCGCCCGCACACCGCGCTCAAGGGCGCCGGCGGCCAGCGTATTTCGATGGTCATGGTGTTTGGTGTGCTGGCGCTGGCCACGGCCACCGGCGGGGTGGTGTTCAACGCCACCACCATGACCTATCCGAAACTGTTCCAGGAGCGGTTGCATGACCTGTTCGCCTCACCGCAAACCCTTGGTGTGGTGGTCAGTCTGGCTTACGCCTTCGGTGCGATTGCGCAGTTGAGCATCGGTCGGGTGTTGCACCGCGTCAGTCTGAAATGGCCGTTTATCGCGCTGACGTTGTGTCAGGCGCCGTTACTGTTCGCGCTGGCTTATGTCGAGGGCTGGGCGGTGATCGCCGTCGGGGCGGCGTTCATGTTCGTGGTGTTCGGCCAGGTGACGGTGAACGATTCGATGGTCGCCAACTTCGTCGCGCCGCAATGGCAGTCGCGGGTATTTGCCTTGCGTTACTGTTTATCGTTCGGTGCCAGTGCGACGGCGATTCCGCTGATTGCCTATGTCGAACCGCGCCATGGTTTTGTGGGGCTTTACCTGATTCTGGCCGGTTTTGGCGCTTTGACCTTCCTTGCGGCGGTGGTTTTCCCACGCACACCTTCCGAAGCGGCGGTAGGGCAAACGGCCTGA
- a CDS encoding class I SAM-dependent methyltransferase: MDPRSEVLLRQVELFQGSLLLAGLPADDLLGRLPNAFGWCWHAGDQATLDARFEGRSHFGVNVPEREFDSAVVFLPKSKDLTDYILNAVASRLAGREVFLVGEKRSGIEGASKQLNPFGKPRKLDSARHCQLWQVTVANAPEAKSLESLAQTYELPLAEGPLKVISLPGVFSHGRLDRGSALLLEHLDKLPSGHLLDFGCGAGVLGAAVKRRYPHNQVTLLDVDAFAAASSRLTLAANGLEADVLTGDGIDAAPMGLNAILSNPPFHVGVHTDYFATENLLRKAAKHLKNGGELRLVANSFLKYQPLIEEHLGVCAIKAEGNGFRIYRAKRG; this comes from the coding sequence ATGGATCCGCGCAGTGAAGTACTGCTTCGTCAGGTCGAGTTATTCCAGGGTTCGCTGTTGTTGGCCGGTCTGCCCGCCGACGATCTGCTCGGGCGCCTGCCCAACGCCTTTGGCTGGTGCTGGCATGCCGGCGATCAGGCGACGCTCGATGCGCGCTTTGAAGGCCGCAGCCATTTCGGTGTCAACGTGCCGGAGCGCGAGTTCGACAGCGCGGTGGTGTTCCTGCCCAAGTCCAAGGATTTGACCGATTACATCCTCAATGCCGTGGCTTCACGCCTGGCCGGGCGCGAAGTGTTTCTGGTCGGGGAAAAGCGCAGCGGCATCGAAGGTGCATCCAAGCAGCTCAACCCGTTCGGCAAGCCGCGCAAGCTCGACAGCGCGCGTCATTGCCAGTTGTGGCAAGTGACTGTGGCCAACGCTCCAGAAGCCAAATCCCTGGAAAGCCTGGCGCAGACTTATGAGCTGCCACTGGCCGAGGGCCCGCTGAAAGTCATCAGCCTGCCGGGCGTCTTCAGCCATGGCCGACTGGATCGCGGCAGCGCCCTGCTGCTGGAGCATCTGGACAAACTGCCGAGCGGTCATCTGCTGGACTTCGGTTGCGGTGCCGGTGTGCTTGGCGCGGCGGTCAAACGTCGCTACCCGCACAATCAGGTCACGTTGCTCGACGTCGACGCCTTCGCTGCCGCCAGCAGTCGCCTGACTCTGGCAGCCAACGGTCTGGAAGCCGACGTGTTGACCGGTGACGGAATCGACGCCGCACCGATGGGATTGAACGCAATTCTGAGCAACCCGCCGTTCCATGTCGGCGTACACACCGACTATTTCGCCACAGAGAACTTGCTGCGAAAAGCAGCCAAACATCTGAAAAACGGTGGCGAACTGCGCCTGGTAGCGAACAGCTTCCTGAAGTACCAGCCGCTGATCGAAGAGCATCTGGGCGTGTGTGCGATCAAGGCCGAAGGCAATGGTTTCCGGATTTACCGGGCCAAGCGCGGCTGA
- a CDS encoding LysE family translocator has protein sequence MYWTEFLTVALIHLLAVASPGPDFAVVVRESVTHGRRAGTWTALGVGTAIFLHVGYSLLGIGLIVSQSIVLFNALKWAAAAYLLYIGFKALRAQPAPAVTDDLHKEAGERTARGAFTSGFVTNGLNPKATLFFLSLFTVVINPHTPLAVQAGYGLYLAAATATWFCLVAMLFSQQRVRAGFARMGHWFDRTMGAVLIAIGVKLAFTEMH, from the coding sequence ATGTACTGGACCGAGTTCTTGACCGTTGCACTGATCCACCTGCTGGCCGTCGCCAGCCCCGGCCCGGACTTTGCCGTGGTGGTGCGCGAGAGCGTGACCCACGGTCGTCGCGCCGGTACCTGGACGGCACTGGGCGTGGGCACGGCGATTTTCCTGCACGTTGGTTATTCGCTGCTGGGCATCGGCCTGATCGTTTCCCAATCGATCGTGTTGTTCAACGCCCTGAAATGGGCCGCCGCCGCTTACCTGCTGTACATCGGCTTCAAGGCCTTGCGCGCGCAACCGGCACCGGCCGTGACCGACGATTTGCACAAAGAGGCCGGCGAACGCACCGCCCGTGGCGCCTTCACCTCAGGTTTCGTGACCAATGGTCTGAACCCGAAAGCCACGCTGTTCTTCCTGTCGCTGTTCACCGTGGTGATCAACCCGCACACGCCGCTGGCGGTACAGGCCGGTTACGGGCTTTACCTGGCTGCCGCGACCGCCACCTGGTTCTGCCTGGTGGCGATGTTGTTCAGCCAACAGCGCGTGCGCGCCGGTTTCGCCCGCATGGGCCACTGGTTCGACCGCACCATGGGTGCCGTGCTGATCGCCATCGGCGTGAAACTCGCGTTCACCGAGATGCATTGA
- a CDS encoding TMEM165/GDT1 family protein, with the protein MLDSLLVPTAIVALAEIGDKTQLLALILAARFRKPWPIIAGIVAATLANHAAAGAVGAWFGSFFSDAVLHWILAASFTATALWTLVPDKMDDDEASTARKFGPFLTTLIAFFLAEIGDKTQIATVMLAAQYPELWLVIIGTTLGMLIANVPVVLAGNFAADKLPLTLIRRLAASAFMILAIVAVYKAMQSSGWV; encoded by the coding sequence ATGCTGGACTCGTTACTCGTTCCCACCGCAATCGTTGCCTTGGCCGAAATCGGCGACAAGACGCAACTGCTCGCGCTGATTCTCGCCGCTCGCTTTCGCAAACCCTGGCCGATCATTGCCGGTATCGTCGCTGCGACCCTGGCCAACCACGCGGCAGCCGGTGCGGTAGGCGCCTGGTTCGGCAGCTTCTTCTCCGATGCGGTCCTGCACTGGATTCTCGCCGCGAGCTTCACCGCCACCGCCCTGTGGACGCTGGTGCCGGACAAGATGGACGACGATGAAGCCAGCACCGCCCGCAAATTCGGGCCGTTCCTGACCACCCTGATCGCATTCTTCCTCGCGGAAATCGGCGACAAGACCCAGATCGCCACCGTGATGCTGGCCGCGCAATACCCGGAACTGTGGCTGGTGATCATCGGCACCACGCTCGGCATGTTGATTGCCAACGTACCGGTGGTTCTGGCGGGTAACTTTGCCGCAGACAAATTGCCATTGACCCTGATCCGTCGCCTCGCGGCTTCGGCGTTCATGATTCTGGCGATTGTCGCGGTGTACAAGGCGATGCAGAGCAGCGGCTGGGTCTGA